The DNA segment CGCTGGTGCGGTGCTTGGACAGGTCGGCGTATTTCACCGCGCCAATACCCACTACCTTGGCGATATTGCGCAGGTCGGCTTCGGCCAGTTCCGGGTTCTTTTCCTTCACCAGGTTGTAGGCACGCTCCTGGGCTTCGTTCAGCAGGTCGATCAGCTTCACGGTGCCGCCGTCGCGGGTCTTGAACGGGCGGCCGTCGGCGCCGTTCATGGTGCCGAAGCCCATGTGCTCCATGTGCATCGGGTGGGTGACGAAACCGGCGCGGCGCGCCACTTCGAACACTTGCTGGAAGTGCAGGGACTGGCGCTGGTCGACGAAGTATAGCGCGCGATCGGCTTTCAGCACGCCGCTGCGGTAGCGCACGGCCGCCAGGTCGGTGGTGGCGTACAGATAGCCGCCGTCGGCCTTGACGATGATCACTGGCAGCGGCTCGCCGTCGGCGGTCTTGAATTCTTCGAGGAACACGCACTGGGCGCCGTTGCTCTCAACCAGCAGACCCTTGGCCTTGAGGTCGTTGACCACGTTGATCAGGTCGTCGTTGTAGGCACTTTCGCCCATCACGTCGGCCATGGTCAGTTTGACGTTCAGCAGTTCGTAGATTTTCTGGCAGTGGGACAGGGAAATATCGCGGAAACGTGCCCACAGCTCCAGGCACTCCGGGTCGCCTGCCTGCAGCTTGACCACCAGGCCACGGGCGCGGTTGGCGAACTCTTCGGATTCGTCAAAGCGCTTTTTGGCGGCGCGGTAGAAGTTTTCCAGGTCCGACAGCTCGTTGCTGGTGATGGGGTTTTCTTGCAGGTATGCCATCAGCATGCCGAACTGGGTACCCCAGTCGCCTACGTGGTTCTGGCGGATCACGGTGTCGCCGAGAAACTCCAGGACCCGCGCCACGCCGTCGCCAATGATGGTCGAGCGCAGGTGGCCGACGTGCATCTCTTTGGCCAGGTTGGGGGCCGACAGGTCGATGGCCACGCGCTGCAGCGGGCCGGCCTTGCGCACGCCGATCTTGGCGTCGGCCAGGGCTGCGTCCAGGCGCGAAGCCAGGGCCTGGGTGTTCTGGAAAATATTGATAAAACCGGGGCCGGCGATTTCGGCCTTGCTGACCTGCGGATCAGATGGCAGTGCGGCAATGATTTTTTCCGCGAGGTCGCGCGGTTTCATGCCCGCGGGCTTGGCCAGCATCATCGCGATGTTGCTGGCGAAGTCGCCGTGGGTCTTGTCTCGAGAGTTTTCCACCTGGATCGCCGGCGTCAGGCCTTCAGGCAACACACCTTCGTTGACGAGTTGGGTGAGGGCTTGTTGGATCAACTGGCGAATTGTGTCTTTCATGGTGTTCTCTTTCGACCGCATGCGGCGGCGCGCGATGCGCAGGTGGAAAAACTGGACATTATCCGGTGCGAGGGCGGGCTTGCCAACCATCAAGGTCGGTTACTGGACCTGCGGGCCTCATCGCGGGCAAGCCCACCGTTCAAAATGTAGGCTGGCTTGCCGGCGATAGCGATTTACCTATCAGTACAAATCCACCGGATCGACATCCAACGACCATCGCACCTGTCGCCCGCTGGGCATTTGCTCCAGAGCAAGCAACCAGCTACTTAATAGCCGATGCAGCGGCGCGCGGGCGGTGGCTTGCAACAGGAGCTGTGCGCGATAACGCCCGGCGCGGCGCTCCATCGGTGCAGGCACAGGGCCCAGCAACTCGATGCCGCTCAGACCCAGCTCGCCGAGCAAACGTTCAGCCGCGCTGCACGCTTCATCCAGGAAACCTTCGGCCTGCCCCGGTTTATGGGCCTCGGCGCGCAACAGCGCGAGGTGCGCAAAGGGGGGCAAACCGGCGGAGCGGCGCTCGCTCAAGGCCTGCTCGGCGAAGGCGAAGTAGCCTTGTTCTGTCAGTTGAATCAGCAATGGGTGGTCGGCCAGGTGGGTCTGGATGATCACCTTGCCAGGCTCTTCGGCACGCCCGGCGCGGCCTGCGACCTGCACGATCAGCTGCGCCATGCGTTCGCTGGCGCGAAAGTCCCCGGAGAACAGGCCGCCATCGGCATCCAGGATCGAGACCAGGGTCACGCGGGGGAAGTGATGACCTTTGGCAAGCATCTGCGTACCCACCAGGATGCACGGCTGGCCTTTCTGGATCGTGGCGAACAGCTGGTTCATTGCATCCTTGCGCGACGTACTGTCGCGGTCCACCCGCAGTACCGGGAAGTCCGGGAACAGAATCCCCAGGCGCTCCTCGGCGCGCTCGGTGCCAGCGCCTACCGGCCGCAGGTCGACTTTGCCGCATTGCGGGCAGTGGCGTGGCACTCGCTCCACATGGCCGCAATGGTGGCAGCGCAACTCGCCGGAGCGCTGGTGCACCGTCATGCGCGCATCGCAGCGGTTGCACTCGGACATCCAGCCGCAGTCATGGCACAGCAGGGTCGGCGCAAAGCCCCGGCGGTTGAGGAACACCAGCACTTGCTGGCCGGCCGCCAGGGTCTGGCCAATGGCTTGTTGCATCGGCCCGGAAATACCGCTGTCCAGTGGCCGGCTTTTCACATCCAGGCGCAGGAAGCGCGGTTGCTTGGCGCCGCCCGCGCGCTCGTTGAGGCGCAGCAGGCCGTAGCGCCCGGTGTAGGCGTTGTGCAGGCTTTCCAGGGAGGGGGTGGCCGAGCCAAGCACAATCGGGATGTTTTCCTGGCGCGCACGCACCAGGGCCAGGTCGCGGGCGTGGTAGCGCAGGCCTTCCTGCTGCTTATAAGAGCCGTCGTGTTCTTCGTCGATGATGATCAGGCCGGGGTTTTTCATCGGCGTGAACAGCGCCGAGCGGGTGCCGATAATAATGTCGGCCTCGCCGTCCCGGGCGGCGAGCCAGGATTCCAGGCGTTCGCGGTCGTTGACGGCCGAGTGCACCAGGGCGATCCGTGCATTGAACCGTTGCTCGAAGCGCGCCAGGGTCTGGGGGCCGAGGTTGATCTCGGGGATCAGCACCAGTGCCTGCTTGCCGGCTTCCAGGGTTTCGCGGATCAGTTGCAAATAGACTTCGGTCTTGCCGCTGCCGGTGACACCGGCCAGCAGGAACGCGTGAAAGCTGTCGGCACCGGCACTGATGGCCTCAAAGGCCGCGCGTTGTTCCGGGTTCAGCGGCAATTCCGGTTGGGCCAGCCAGTGTTCATGGCGTTCGCCGGGGGCGTGGCGGCGGATTTCCACTTGCACCAGCTCCTTGGCCAGCAGCAGGTCGAGGCTGTCCTTGCTCAACATCAGCTTGCTCAGCAACTGGTGAGCAACGCCATGGGGATGCTGCGCCAGGGTGGCCAGGGCCTCACGCTGGCGCGGGGCGCGGGCGATGCGTGGGTCGTCCAGGCGCGCGCCGGGGGCCATCGACCAGAAACGCTCCTGGCGGGCCTCGGCCAACTCGCCCTGGCGCAACAGCACCGGCAAGGCCCAGCTCAAGGTATCGCCCAGGCTGTGCTGGTAATACTGGGAGGTCCACAGGCACAGCTTGAACAGCGACGCCGGCAGCGGTGGCGTGGCATCGAGGATGGCCAGGGCCGGCTTGAGCTTTTCTGCCGGCACTTCGCTGTGGTCCGCCACCTCGATCAGAATCCCGATCATCTCCCTTCGGCCAAACGGCACGCGCACGCGCATCCCCGGCTGCAACTGCGACCGCACGACACCCGCAGGCGCCCGATAATCGAACAGACGGCGCAGGGGCGAGGGCAGGGCGAGGCGCAAAATGGCGTCGGGCACGCGGGAGGTTCTCATATGGCAGGCGGTGGAGAAGGGCGCGAGCCTAGCAGACCCGCAGGGGAGTGTCCTGCCACAGTTTCTGATGAAAGGGGGCATGGCGGCGCTTGCGCGTTTAAAAAGCTCTGGTAGAATCCGCGGCCTAATTACGTGCGGTATTCGACAATAGTGTCGAGTGGCGGCACGCTAGCCTGAGGAAGACACCATGAAAGCCGATATCCATCCAGCGTACGAAACCATCCAAGTTACTTGCAGCTGCGGCAACAAGTTCGAAACCCGTTCGAACCTGTGCAAGCCACTGGGCACTGACGTATGCAACGAGTGCCACCCGTTCTACACCGGTAAGCAGAAGACTCTGGATACTGGCGGCCGTGTACAGCGCTTCGCCGACCGTTTCGGTGCTTTCGGCAAGAAAGCTCCAGCTGCTGCAGAGTAAGGTTCGAAAGCCTGATGGGCTTTTACCTGCTTATGAAGAAGGCGTCCCTTGCGGGCGCCTTTTTTGTGCCTGCGATCTGGCTGTCGACCGCCCAGGCCGAGGTGTTTTGCCCTGCGCCTGCGGCGGTCAGCACCTTCGAGGTACAGCGCGTGGTGGATGGCGACACCGTCCGTCTCAAGGACGGGCGCAGTGTGCGCATGATCGGCGTCAATGCGCCTGAGACCGGCAAGAAAGGCCGCCCGGACGAGCCGTTCGCCGTGGCTGCGCGCCAACGCCTGCAAGGCTTGGTGGATGCCAGCGACGGTCGGGTCGGGGTCGTGCCGGGTCGCGAGGGCAAGGACCGTTATGGGCGAACCCTGGCCCATCTGTATGGGGCCAACGGCGCGAATCTGGAGGCCCAACTGCTCGCCGAGGGGCTCGGGTTCCTGGTGGCGGTGGCCCCCAATGTTGACCTGGTTGCCTGCCAGCAAGCTGCCGAGCGCAGTGCGCGCGCAGCCAGGTTGGGCCTGTGGCGTCAGTCGCCTGTGCAAAAAGCCGGGCAAATCCAGCAGTCGGGCTTCGCCGTAGTCAGCGGTCGCGTGAGCAAGGTCGAACGCAATCGCGGCGGGATCTGGATCGAACTGCAGGACTC comes from the Pseudomonas shahriarae genome and includes:
- the rpmE gene encoding 50S ribosomal protein L31; the encoded protein is MKADIHPAYETIQVTCSCGNKFETRSNLCKPLGTDVCNECHPFYTGKQKTLDTGGRVQRFADRFGAFGKKAPAAAE
- the argS gene encoding arginine--tRNA ligase; translated protein: MKDTIRQLIQQALTQLVNEGVLPEGLTPAIQVENSRDKTHGDFASNIAMMLAKPAGMKPRDLAEKIIAALPSDPQVSKAEIAGPGFINIFQNTQALASRLDAALADAKIGVRKAGPLQRVAIDLSAPNLAKEMHVGHLRSTIIGDGVARVLEFLGDTVIRQNHVGDWGTQFGMLMAYLQENPITSNELSDLENFYRAAKKRFDESEEFANRARGLVVKLQAGDPECLELWARFRDISLSHCQKIYELLNVKLTMADVMGESAYNDDLINVVNDLKAKGLLVESNGAQCVFLEEFKTADGEPLPVIIVKADGGYLYATTDLAAVRYRSGVLKADRALYFVDQRQSLHFQQVFEVARRAGFVTHPMHMEHMGFGTMNGADGRPFKTRDGGTVKLIDLLNEAQERAYNLVKEKNPELAEADLRNIAKVVGIGAVKYADLSKHRTSDYSFNFELMLNFEGNTAPYLLYAYTRVAGVFRKLGKDFSEVEGQIVLDAPHEQELAAKLAQFGEVLNSVGEKGTPHILCTYLYEVAGLFSSFYENCPILSADDETQKQSRLRLAALAGRTLKQGLELLGLETLERM
- a CDS encoding thermonuclease family protein, which encodes MGFYLLMKKASLAGAFFVPAIWLSTAQAEVFCPAPAAVSTFEVQRVVDGDTVRLKDGRSVRMIGVNAPETGKKGRPDEPFAVAARQRLQGLVDASDGRVGVVPGREGKDRYGRTLAHLYGANGANLEAQLLAEGLGFLVAVAPNVDLVACQQAAERSARAARLGLWRQSPVQKAGQIQQSGFAVVSGRVSKVERNRGGIWIELQDSLVLRVAPNLVGQFDNALLKRLQGQDIEARGWVLDRSRRGGLKSGQARWLLPLTDPGMLQLAQ
- a CDS encoding primosomal protein N' — protein: MPDAILRLALPSPLRRLFDYRAPAGVVRSQLQPGMRVRVPFGRREMIGILIEVADHSEVPAEKLKPALAILDATPPLPASLFKLCLWTSQYYQHSLGDTLSWALPVLLRQGELAEARQERFWSMAPGARLDDPRIARAPRQREALATLAQHPHGVAHQLLSKLMLSKDSLDLLLAKELVQVEIRRHAPGERHEHWLAQPELPLNPEQRAAFEAISAGADSFHAFLLAGVTGSGKTEVYLQLIRETLEAGKQALVLIPEINLGPQTLARFEQRFNARIALVHSAVNDRERLESWLAARDGEADIIIGTRSALFTPMKNPGLIIIDEEHDGSYKQQEGLRYHARDLALVRARQENIPIVLGSATPSLESLHNAYTGRYGLLRLNERAGGAKQPRFLRLDVKSRPLDSGISGPMQQAIGQTLAAGQQVLVFLNRRGFAPTLLCHDCGWMSECNRCDARMTVHQRSGELRCHHCGHVERVPRHCPQCGKVDLRPVGAGTERAEERLGILFPDFPVLRVDRDSTSRKDAMNQLFATIQKGQPCILVGTQMLAKGHHFPRVTLVSILDADGGLFSGDFRASERMAQLIVQVAGRAGRAEEPGKVIIQTHLADHPLLIQLTEQGYFAFAEQALSERRSAGLPPFAHLALLRAEAHKPGQAEGFLDEACSAAERLLGELGLSGIELLGPVPAPMERRAGRYRAQLLLQATARAPLHRLLSSWLLALEQMPSGRQVRWSLDVDPVDLY